AGTCTTCACCAGTACCACAATAATAGAGAACTTACAATCAgggtaaacaagagagggatcCTCAATACTGTCCATTTCTTTGTATACATCTGATTCCAGTATCTGTCTAGTCATTTCCCTCCATGGAATATTTGTCTTCTCAGCTGTACTGTTTCAAAATCCCACCAAAATATTCCGAAAGAAAACCGAAAACCTTTTTTACACTCAAGAATTTCAGCAgcaaaaatcaccaaaataaaaaatgaagcCGCATTTCTGATGTAGATTACAGTACCTTATGAGAACTTGTCTTGCGCCAAATTTCATGATAGAGAAGAGAGGTCTGAAGGAAATGAGGGCTCCAACAAGCCGAGAAAGCGGCGTTTCACCGGTCCACCGCGGCCTTTCCAGCTGTCCCTCCTCAAATGCCACCGTCGATGACCCCTGGCCACTGCTTCCGCTAGTTGATGCTGTCATTTTAACCATCATCCTACTTTTGGCACGGCTTTTTGGTGCTCTTCTTCTAAGTGAGTCATGATGGCCTCCTACATTATCAGTACTGCTGCTTCCTACGGATGTTTTGATCCATAAATTCAGATTGCTGAGCTTTGATTGAGCGCAAAAGGCCATCACTGAAGAAGTACTTCTTCTCAGAGATATCGTCCGTAGCAAGGAGAAGAAGAGGCAATCGGCAAAGGAACAAACCAAGGAACAGACGTTAATTTTCCTAAGGTGGAAATCTAATCAGCAAAATATTCTTGACCAATTATATACTGACACCTATGCATTACGTTTTCGAAATCTTCTTTATTGAGTGTCTATACTCCACAACTTTTTGTCAAATGAGAGAGAAGTCCAACAAATGGGGTAAATTGTATATTCCACCCTTAAATTATAGTATTAAATTTTCATGTTGTGGCGCAAATTTTATTTTGACACAAGCTTTGCACCTTAAACTCTTTTAACTTATTCCAGTTTGGTCCAACTGTTATTGGTTTTCACAAAACCTAATCACCAGATTTGtgcaagtgaaaatgaaattagCTGATTTTAATTTATTAGTTAGTCTATATTCCCCTGAAAATCCCACAGCTATTGATTAAATCGAACTttggaaatatatatatatatatacaagtagTGAAGGCTATTATTGGTTTGCTATTAGATAGAATCTATCCTATCCAGAAATCCCATTGAATACATTATATAGTTTCACCTTACAATAGAGTTGGGACATTGAGAAACATGTAAACAGCAATAAAGAAAGATACACACTGTGAGGTACTGAGTCAACAAACAATCCCTTTATATGCTATGCTGCTGTTCAACATAGAACAGGATTCATCAAAATCCCCCAAACATTTGAATGTGGTCTCAGCTCACCGCTTTGCAACCCTTTTCCTCACTGCTGCACCATTGTCGATTCCCGCATGTGGACTTAGTCACTCATCATTCGACGGATCCTGATTCTCATTCAGTTGTCTGCTTGCATGTAACACTGTAAAACTGTAACGCAGGTGTCCTCATGGAAATACTTTGCATGTAAAACTGTAATATGTCGTCCCTGCAGCATAACAGGCACCAGCTCAAGAAAAAGGCAGTCATTTGCTGAAtcaggaaaaaggaaaaatagtaGAACAAAATCGAGCTAAGTGACCGCAGCTAAATTAATTTACGAGTCGTTCATAAAGGTGCAGGTCAAAACTCTTACCAGGCGTTTGGTTGGAGGGTTTACCCCCTCCCCGCTCTCTTCAATGgctattaaaatttaaaaaagtgTCTCGTACCCATAGATGGTGCTTCTAAGGGTATGAAACAATCACTATCAAAGACCCAAAACTCTTTGGGTAATGGCGATTACCgaccaaattttaaaaaaaaaaacattacaAAACTACAAGGAGACGAAAAGAATAGCAGCAATTTGACCTTCCCACTGTTACTCTTCATCctcctttctttcttcattttcatcatATTTCCATCTTCCCCTCAAATCTCATATATAATCTTTTCTTGGTGGTAAAACCAGAGGCTTTATGTGATTTGGCAATTTATAGGCAAAAACTAGTAAATTAAATTGGTGTTTTTTTCCCCccaattttctgattttaacaCCATATGTGATTGGGCAATTTAATGTCAATTTGACTCTGTCTGTGTATAAAAGGATTTGTCAATTTGACTCTATGTGGTAATTTGACACCATATATGGTTTTGTTGGAGCAATGAAGCTGCAACAACTGTAAAAGAGCAATTGAAGGACGAGTCAGGATTTGGCAGTAATATAGTACTAGCATTTTTAGgaagcagttttttttttcttccttgttcCTTCCGGGAATTATTAAAACACTAATAGAATTATAAACAAACCGAATAAGTAGAATAAAAACAGAACATTGGAAATATTAACTTACAACTTACCAGTTAAAAACAGAACGAGTCAAACTTTGTTCAACGGATGGATTTCAACCCAGGGAATATGTGCAATCTTGGGCCACTCTGCGCCACTTCCTTTGGTGCATCTCTCTGCTAAAAGAGGACAGCTGTTGATATGTAgatcaaataaattggtgaGGCGTCGCATTGCTTCTGCAGAAGGCAATTGTCTGAGGTTAGAGCAATCACCAATGTACAAATATTGAAGATTCCGAAGGCTACCCATCCACTCTGGAAGAACTTCCAACCCCTCAAACTTCCCAATATCTAAAGTTCTCAAGTTAGAGAGATGCTGAATTTGGTCTGGGAGAGACGTGATTTTTGGCCATCCACGCAATTCAAGACGCTCCAGAGAGACGAGATTGGTGGTGGAGTGTGGCCACGGGAAATGATCAAGGTCAAGGATGTCAGAGAAGCCACTGAGAGTCAACGATCTGAGGTTGGCCAGATGGTGGAGAACCATAATTGGCCAAGAACCTGGGTCATCAGAAACGATACTCAACTCCTCAAGCGACATGAACTTCTTAAGATTATTACTCAATGAAGGATTCAACTTATCACATCCTGAGATGTGTAGAGTACGTAGGGATTGGGGGTTGTTCATATCTAGAGAAGCATCTAATAAAGCAGGGCAGCCAGCTAAGAGTAAGGATTCGAGAGATGTGAGGTTGTTCAAATTCCTTAGACAAGCCAGACTTCTGCATTCCCATATCCTCAACTCCGTAACAGACGTTAAGTTCTCCATATCTGGTAAAACTGCCAACTTGGGGAGATTGGATATTGTCAAGTACCGGAGATTAGGGAATACCTTAATTGATGAAGAAAAATCCGAGGGAACCATTGCATCTGACCACTCCTCTAGCCTTTTCATGTTCCGCAGCCCAAAACGCCTTAGTTTTGGAAACAGAGTGACTGGTTTCACCTCTCTGCTACTGGTGCTGCTACTACAAGAAGCGCTGCTCCTTGCATTAATATCGAGATGTGTAAGGAGACCATAGAATTCTGCCCCAATGCGCTTCACATTGTGTAAGGAGACCATGTCTAAGGACTCGAGACAAGGCAAGTCCCCTAGTGATGGTACTTGTTCACACTTACCCAATTTCTCCAACCTGAGGTGTACCAGATTCCTTAGGAGTACCATCAAGTGATCCTTTGCCACCATCCACGACGGAAACCTTGAACCTTTGAAACCATTAATGGCTAAAATTTTCAAGTCTGGGCGAGGTTGGAGACCTTCCATGACACTATTGATATTCTCGTCATCGCAATCTTCATTTGTATCATCCCATTCAAGTGTTAAACTTTGAATGCTTGATTTTTCGGACAACTTTGCTTTTGCTGCCGATTCAAAGCTGCTCACATTCTCAAGTCCAAAAATTTTTAGCTCGCCTCGGAGGTTGCGCAAGTGTTCCAGCTCCTCAAGCTGACATCCCTTGTCTTGGCTTACCACGAAGTAGGGCAACGTCCGAAGATTAGCCAGCTGCCCAATCCCAGGGATCAAATATGGGGGCCGATCCCCAAAACCCATGGAAAACTCGAGATGCCTCAAGTTAATTAAATTGCTAAACTTCTTAGGTATCTCTTCCAAGCGACTTACTTTCAAAGTCATCAAATTGTAGAGCTTTGTGATGGAATCTGGCAGAACGGTGATATCAGTTTGACTCATATCAAGATGTCTTAAATGTTTCATATTACCCACTGCATTCGGGAGATAAGTAACAGCCCTGCAGGCTACTTTTAATACAGAAAGGTATTTAGACCTTTCCAAGATGTCTTCGAGCATAATACCATCATCCCCAATATAATAAAGCGTTTGCAAATTTGGAGGAATCCCTTCGATATTCTTTAACATCTTCCCTCGACTCCGAATGACGGTCAAATGCATAACTTCGTCATCGTGACTGACTACCACGCCATTCTCTGTGTTTAAGAAACAATTATTTGACACTTGCAATGAAAGATCATGCACAAGGTCGTGCATCCGGCAGTAGTTGATTCCGTAAATGAAATTTTTATAACCAGCTTGCAACAAAGAACTCCGAAGCAATATGTTGAAGTAGTCACTGCCTATATCCTCCATTTGCAAATGGCCTCCTCCCTTGGCATCATTAATCAATCCCTGGGCCATCCAAATCCGTATCAagctttttttttccatgtCAGTGTCCTTCGGGAAAATGGAACAACTTGCAAAGCATTGTTTCACTGACAATGAAGGTAAGTTCTCGTAACTCAGCTTCAGGACAGAAATGACTCCACCTTCAGTGTTGGTTGACTCGTTCCATATTTCACTCTTCTCAAGCTTCAACCATTCCGAGGCATCCTTTTTGGAATACAACAAACCCCCAATCACTTTGATCGCTAATGGCACGCCGCCGCACTTATTCAGTATCCTTCTGCCAATGTCCACCAGATCTTGAGTCTTTCTTGCACCACCGTCTGCAAATGCTAGTTTTTCAAGCAACATCCAGCTATGATCATCTGAGAGGATGCCTAGAGGATGCAAACCAG
Above is a genomic segment from Coffea eugenioides isolate CCC68of chromosome 5, Ceug_1.0, whole genome shotgun sequence containing:
- the LOC113771815 gene encoding putative disease resistance protein RGA3; the encoded protein is MAEAALGCVSVILNKILPLAADEISRVWGVKKDLQKLAKKVEMMEALIFDAKCKQSTGKAVQLWLKRLRSIARDAEIVLDDFGYEVLRQKVENRKRDKVRNFFSSSNPISFRREMANKIKNVSASLDEAYREANLIGLHPAQLPMTSADHKEDRSTDPFVDESQTVGREVEVSQVMVLKNDSVVKHFDKKIWVCVSDDFKVKRLLNEMLQSLEGKSADTTNTEALVRKLQENLKGKSYLLVLDDVWNENRQKWDGMRRRLLAIGGAPGSKILATTRSDEVASAMQTSGLHPLGILSDDHSWMLLEKLAFADGGARKTQDLVDIGRRILNKCGGVPLAIKVIGGLLYSKKDASEWLKLEKSEIWNESTNTEGGVISVLKLSYENLPSLSVKQCFASCSIFPKDTDMEKKSLIRIWMAQGLINDAKGGGHLQMEDIGSDYFNILLRSSLLQAGYKNFIYGINYCRMHDLVHDLSLQVSNNCFLNTENGVVVSHDDEVMHLTVIRSRGKMLKNIEGIPPNLQTLYYIGDDGIMLEDILERSKYLSVLKVACRAVTYLPNAVGNMKHLRHLDMSQTDITVLPDSITKLYNLMTLKVSRLEEIPKKFSNLINLRHLEFSMGFGDRPPYLIPGIGQLANLRTLPYFVVSQDKGCQLEELEHLRNLRGELKIFGLENVSSFESAAKAKLSEKSSIQSLTLEWDDTNEDCDDENINSVMEGLQPRPDLKILAINGFKGSRFPSWMVAKDHLMVLLRNLVHLRLEKLGKCEQVPSLGDLPCLESLDMVSLHNVKRIGAEFYGLLTHLDINARSSASCSSSTSSREVKPVTLFPKLRRFGLRNMKRLEEWSDAMVPSDFSSSIKVFPNLRYLTISNLPKLAVLPDMENLTSVTELRIWECRSLACLRNLNNLTSLESLLLAGCPALLDASLDMNNPQSLRTLHISGCDKLNPSLSNNLKKFMSLEELSIVSDDPGSWPIMVLHHLANLRSLTLSGFSDILDLDHFPWPHSTTNLVSLERLELRGWPKITSLPDQIQHLSNLRTLDIGKFEGLEVLPEWMGSLRNLQYLYIGDCSNLRQLPSAEAMRRLTNLFDLHINSCPLLAERCTKGSGAEWPKIAHIPWVEIHPLNKGRHITVLHAKYFHEDTCVTVLQCYMQADN